gTCATCATGTAGCAGTTTCATATTTCTATGAACTATTCGAATGTCAAATAGTCTTGCAGTGTTATGTCCCCAAAACTAATTTAGGGTTTCTACAAcgtaacattttattattataccagatttatatagcgcccttttcatgatcaatttcacgttcaaaggcgctttacatagttcaaatgcagccacatatgcagggcgcataattcatcctctgctagtacagacacatagcgatctgaccagagggacagagtgagacaaagcccccacgacagacaGATCAGAAATCaaatacaggcttgtccggctaacttagcctagctcgttgcgaatagacagcctggttctttgacgtgcccagtgtatagcactgatacacgcaaggatttcctgaccagtacacctctagttgggtgggaaacactgaaaagcgtttctgaaaattccagagtagctgccggagatcgaacccccgacctcaggattggacggccagtgtgcaaaccactgagctatccgtccaccacataACGTAATTAGATCAGATACGGTTTGAATCTGAATAAATTAATCTTTTACAATCACTtctttgataaatttaaattcgTTTTTATATCATGTTTGCATTATTTCGTCTTACATAAATacactttattttctgtatttcttttcaGTCATCTCTGGAATGCGAAATTGATTCCCTTCTAATGTCATTCAAGAGACTCAACCAGAATATTTTCGATACATTCAATAGCTATGGAGTAGAGTTTTGCTCGTCAGATGATACGAACATAGATCGAAAAGTGTTAGAATATGAAAATTCTCCTCAAGTGGATTATCAAAGTGCGTATAGAAAGCTTTGCAAAACTTCAGAAAACGAACTTGGAAAGCTAGAGAATAAAAACAAGCAATTGTCAGAAGAAATACgaaaaacaagaaatgaaatgaaagaacaGCTAGACAATGAAAAAGAAACTTCAAAAAAGGTAGAAGAAAGAATGCACCAATGCAAAGAGGAAAACACGGAATTGGCAGCAAAAATGAAGGTTTTAGAGAAAAGGTTGTCAGAATTAGAAGCAAATAAGATTTCTGCAAGAAACATAATTGAAGAACTTAAAAGGGATAAAGAAAGGCTGGAAGGAAATTTGAAGGATCTAAAAGAGCATCGGCCAGGTAATacctttcaaaattaaaaatgtttcaaccTTATATAGCCTCTGTGACTTTTCGTTTTCAATCTTTTGTAACCGTTGCATATTTGACATGTCTTAATTCCATGCATATCAGGTGAAAACCATAATTATGGAGATTTATGAATGTTAAATAAGTTAAAAATCTCAAAAGCTATCCAACATTTACATTTGTTGGTCATAGGCTCATTGGTAAACTTAAGATGACATTTTGTAATCAAGCGGAAAAACAACAGTACatgatgatatccaaaatatATCTGTTTCGTTTTAAACTGTATTGTTACTGTTAAGCAATAAATATTTAATGGTTTACTTCTTAAGGTGATGTCTCGTcatgacacagtacattgcaaacATTGTGAATggcaacatgtacatgtacatttcattatcattttttgtttttatcctgTTACCTGTTTCTGTTTCAGTTTCTATTCAGCTTTATTACCAAGTCAAAGGAGATATGACATCTAAAATGTTGGATGCATTAAAATCTATGTTGGTCACACAGATGGGTGTGGAGAGAAACGAACTACAATTTATTGTTTGTCAGAATGAGCTGGACGTGAACCCCGAACTTCCTCTACTGGTATTCTGCATTAGTGCAAGCAGACTTGGAACTGATGCCAGCACTGTTTTACAGAACTTAAAcggtaaatgaaatatttctttgtataattttaaaaaatgacacgAACCGCTTGAGCTGTTCTATATTTAAATTACCAGTGGTCAAAAGATTTAAGATTCTTGATTCTGCTTTACTaaacagctgttgaaaaacatgttttgtttccacGCCCACAAAATAAATTACTGTATACATTACCGTTTTTCAGATAAATGCTTTATAATGCTATCtttactagtataattatgttaaagCATGACACTTTCCCTTTAACTGGCAAGTCTTTCAGAAAGCATTCTCCTTTTAGACCAACTGTATGCTGTTTCTTTCTAAGGGCTTTCTTCTAAACATGTTCACGGCGATCtagaatttgtaaataaaaatgttcgaTATGAAATTGAAATCTAAGCTTCTTTATAACAgtattataataatttaaaactgTCTGGAGGCAGGCATTCTTCAATATTGTAGCGATACACCCAAAGGAAAATAATACgtttttaaattctttcatagGTATATCAAACTAAAGGTTTTGAAATACAAGTCACTTAAGCTACCATTTTGATACCAGATTGAATATTTAGTCAGAAACAAAGCATTAGTTTAAGATAAACGGGGTTACCCGAAACGGGGCCTcaagcaaacaaacaacaacaaaacttaaaATCAGCACTATATTGTTCAAAAGCTTCATCAAAACAGCTTTcagttaacaaaattttaatttgcagGATGTACAAAGTCATTGTTTTGTTGAAGACAAAATATTCgctattttcaaatcaaatttgCATTCCTTCTTTTCAGTGTCGGCAAAGGTTTCGGTGTTGATATTCCATCACAAAGACATCCATGCATTACCGAACCAGTCCAGTGAACGGGTCTTGACTGGACCCGAGTTTAAAGCACTTGGGGGCATATTTGATATTGCTTTTCTATCAGATAAAGGAATATATCCGTGCGACATGAATCAAACTGCCGCCGTTGGCATCGAAAGTTTTCTGAGGACACAGAGCTGAAAAAAAGACACCGGAGGCACAGATGTTGCACCAAAGAAATACAATCTAACCTGTGATCACTATAGACACGAGACCACTAAATCAAA
This sequence is a window from Mercenaria mercenaria strain notata unplaced genomic scaffold, MADL_Memer_1 contig_2778, whole genome shotgun sequence. Protein-coding genes within it:
- the LOC128552407 gene encoding uncharacterized protein LOC128552407, yielding MSFKRLNQNIFDTFNSYGVEFCSSDDTNIDRKVLEYENSPQVDYQSAYRKLCKTSENELGKLENKNKQLSEEIRKTRNEMKEQLDNEKETSKKVEERMHQCKEENTELAAKMKVLEKRLSELEANKISARNIIEELKRDKERLEGNLKDLKEHRPVSIQLYYQVKGDMTSKMLDALKSMLVTQMGVERNELQFIVCQNELDVNPELPLLVFCISASRLGTDASTVLQNLNVSAKVSVLIFHHKDIHALPNQSSERVLTGPEFKALGGIFDIAFLSDKGIYPCDMNQTAAVGIESFLRTQS